From the genome of Deinococcus sp. JMULE3, one region includes:
- a CDS encoding M20 family metallopeptidase, with the protein MTTPADVDLQALIADLKILTDLESPSTDPAAIQHVMDVIEGWARDLGAETHALGGGTRVFHLGVQPGRADRPVLILTHADTVWPHDTLEHMPWRVDGDRLHGPGTYDMKAGIVGLFHALRALQGQWPRGGVTILLSPDEEIGSPSSRDHIERAAHAARVALVVEPPVADTHALKTGRKGTGSYLLTFTGVASHAGNKPEEGASAVTAAAQATLDLQALARPDLGTTVSVGLIRGGSAVNVIPAHATLEIDLRVSTLAEADRVDAAVRAWTPHDPRVTVQVTGGLNRPPFEQSAGTLALFEQAREVAGELGFDLTHAVVGGGSDGNFTAPIIPTLDGLGAPGDGAHAQHEHVRLDRWPDHVRLLTELLRRV; encoded by the coding sequence ATGACCACCCCGGCAGACGTGGACCTCCAGGCGCTGATCGCCGACCTGAAGATCCTGACCGATCTCGAATCTCCCTCGACCGACCCGGCCGCTATTCAGCACGTCATGGACGTCATCGAAGGCTGGGCGCGCGACCTGGGCGCCGAGACGCACGCGCTGGGCGGCGGCACCCGCGTGTTCCACCTCGGCGTGCAGCCCGGCAGGGCCGACCGGCCCGTGCTGATCCTCACGCACGCCGACACCGTCTGGCCGCACGACACGCTGGAGCACATGCCCTGGCGCGTGGACGGCGACCGCCTGCACGGCCCCGGCACGTACGACATGAAAGCCGGCATCGTCGGCCTGTTCCACGCCCTGCGCGCCCTGCAGGGCCAGTGGCCGCGCGGCGGCGTGACCATCCTGCTGTCCCCCGACGAGGAGATTGGCAGCCCCAGCAGCCGCGACCACATCGAACGCGCCGCGCACGCCGCCCGCGTGGCGCTGGTCGTCGAGCCGCCCGTCGCCGACACGCACGCCCTCAAGACCGGCCGCAAGGGCACCGGCAGTTACCTTCTGACCTTCACCGGCGTCGCCAGCCACGCCGGAAACAAACCCGAAGAAGGCGCCAGTGCCGTCACGGCCGCCGCGCAGGCCACCCTGGACCTCCAGGCCCTCGCCCGCCCGGACCTGGGCACCACGGTCAGCGTCGGCCTGATCCGTGGCGGCAGCGCCGTGAACGTCATCCCCGCCCACGCCACCCTGGAGATCGACCTGCGCGTCAGCACCCTCGCGGAAGCAGACCGGGTGGACGCCGCCGTGCGCGCCTGGACGCCCCACGACCCCCGCGTGACCGTGCAGGTCACGGGCGGCCTGAACCGCCCCCCGTTCGAGCAGAGCGCAGGCACCCTGGCCCTCTTCGAACAGGCCCGCGAGGTCGCCGGGGAACTGGGCTTCGACCTGACGCACGCCGTCGTGGGCGGCGGCAGCGACGGGAACTTCACGGCCCCGATCATCCCCACCCTGGACGGCCTGGGCGCCCCCGGCGACGGCGCGCACGCCCAGCACGAACACGTCCGCCTGGACCGCTGGCCCGACCACGTCCGCCTGCTGACCGAACTCCTGCGCCGCGTCTAG
- a CDS encoding S9 family peptidase, giving the protein MTQPIPGPDSLLPLVFPSDPQVSPDGKRAAFVLTRIEEDDPHKPDAAYAKPRYKSQIWLADAQGKRVLTRGEGRDGSPRWSPDGQTLAFTRKAGEGAQLHLLPLAGGEAQVMTRFRNGVSDIQWSPDGQYVAFMTTADDEDKRDERGEARIITRPRYRFNGRDWLPERAARLYRLHVPSGELREWHTPEVELGGVTWLPDSSGVLFIAATDELSGAHWQQEVWHLSLHGTPRQVTRWASAVSAVIPHPDGQHFALVGRPAGQGNTEHTHLYLLPLTGDAAPVRLDAGHDHPVGNGVGGDCHVGAMPDKPAWLDDRTLLFSSTVRGSCGLFTATLAADGQSGSVQAHTHDPQGVVPAFTARGGGLALIRERADQFPEVILNGQPVTDLHANLPFTPRTPVRVTFPTELGEGEGWIILPDGAGPVPAILSIHGGPHTDYGHAFTHEFQLYAARGQAVCYSNPRGSVGYGQAWVDAIHGRWGTVDADDLLAFFDACLDTHPRLDRTRTAVMGGSYGGFMTNWLTSHTTRFHAAITDRSICNLLSFGGTSDIGLRFWDDELGLNFHRRADALKLWDMSPLQYVENVRTPTLIVHSVLDHRCPIEQAEQWYAALTLHSVPVRFVRFPGEDHELSRSGRPDRRLTRLTEYLGWLDRHLAPSTTPAETATA; this is encoded by the coding sequence ATGACCCAACCCATCCCTGGGCCTGACAGCCTGCTGCCCCTGGTGTTCCCTTCCGACCCGCAGGTCAGCCCGGACGGCAAGCGCGCCGCGTTCGTCCTGACCCGCATCGAGGAGGACGACCCGCACAAGCCCGACGCGGCGTACGCCAAACCCCGCTACAAGTCGCAGATCTGGCTGGCGGACGCGCAGGGAAAGCGCGTCCTGACGCGCGGCGAGGGCCGTGACGGCAGCCCCCGCTGGTCCCCGGACGGGCAGACCCTGGCCTTCACCCGCAAGGCTGGCGAGGGCGCGCAGCTGCACCTGCTGCCCCTCGCGGGCGGCGAGGCGCAGGTCATGACCCGCTTCCGGAACGGCGTCTCGGACATCCAGTGGAGCCCGGACGGGCAGTACGTGGCGTTCATGACCACCGCCGACGACGAGGACAAGCGCGACGAGCGAGGCGAGGCCCGCATCATCACCAGGCCCCGCTACCGCTTCAACGGCCGCGACTGGCTGCCCGAGCGCGCCGCGCGCCTCTACCGCCTGCACGTCCCCAGCGGCGAGCTGCGCGAGTGGCACACGCCAGAGGTCGAACTGGGCGGCGTGACCTGGCTGCCCGACAGCAGCGGCGTGCTGTTCATCGCCGCGACCGACGAACTGAGCGGCGCGCACTGGCAGCAGGAGGTCTGGCACCTGTCCCTGCACGGCACGCCCCGGCAGGTCACCCGCTGGGCGTCCGCCGTCAGCGCCGTCATCCCCCACCCGGACGGGCAGCACTTCGCGCTGGTGGGCCGCCCCGCCGGGCAGGGCAACACCGAGCACACCCACCTGTACCTCCTGCCCCTGACCGGCGACGCCGCCCCGGTGCGGCTGGACGCCGGGCATGACCACCCGGTCGGGAACGGCGTGGGCGGCGACTGCCACGTGGGCGCCATGCCCGACAAACCCGCGTGGCTGGACGACCGCACCCTGCTGTTCAGCAGCACCGTGCGCGGCAGCTGCGGCCTGTTCACCGCCACCCTCGCCGCCGACGGGCAGTCCGGTTCGGTGCAGGCCCACACCCACGACCCGCAGGGCGTCGTCCCAGCCTTCACGGCGCGCGGCGGCGGCCTCGCCCTGATCCGCGAACGGGCCGACCAGTTCCCCGAGGTGATCCTGAACGGCCAGCCGGTCACGGACCTGCACGCGAACCTCCCCTTCACGCCCCGCACCCCCGTGCGCGTGACCTTCCCCACCGAACTCGGCGAGGGCGAAGGCTGGATCATCCTCCCCGACGGCGCAGGGCCCGTCCCCGCGATCCTCAGCATCCACGGTGGCCCGCACACCGACTACGGGCACGCCTTCACGCACGAATTCCAGCTGTACGCCGCGCGCGGTCAGGCCGTGTGCTACAGCAACCCGCGCGGCAGCGTCGGTTACGGGCAGGCCTGGGTGGACGCCATCCACGGCCGCTGGGGCACCGTCGACGCCGACGACCTGCTGGCCTTCTTCGACGCCTGCCTGGACACCCACCCCCGCCTGGACCGCACGCGCACCGCCGTCATGGGCGGCAGCTACGGCGGCTTCATGACCAACTGGCTCACCTCGCACACCACCCGCTTCCACGCCGCCATCACCGACCGCAGCATCTGCAACCTGCTCTCATTCGGCGGCACCAGCGACATCGGCCTGCGCTTCTGGGACGACGAACTCGGCCTGAACTTCCACCGCCGCGCAGACGCCCTCAAGCTCTGGGACATGAGCCCCCTCCAGTACGTCGAGAACGTCCGGACCCCCACCCTGATCGTCCACTCGGTCCTCGACCACCGCTGCCCCATCGAGCAGGCCGAGCAGTGGTACGCCGCCCTCACCCTCCACAGCGTGCCAGTGCGCTTCGTCCGCTTCCCCGGCGAGGACCACGAACTGTCCCGCTCCGGCCGCCCGGACCGCCGCCTCACCCGCCTGACCGAATACCTGGGCTGGCTCGACCGGCACCTCGCGCCCAGCACCACACCCGCTGAAACCGCCACCGCCTGA
- the nth gene encoding endonuclease III — protein sequence MTGQTGGTGQTGGKKKSAARLPPGARVRAPQVLTALEGLYPDARTELEFRTPFELLVATVLSAQATDVSVNAATPALFDAYPDAHAMSRADAEDIEPFIRRIGLYRAKARNLAALARLLVERHGGEVPNDFDAVVALPGAGRKTANVVLSNAFGYPAIAVDTHVGRLARRLGLSVQTNPDKVEADLQRLFPRERWVFLHHALILHGRRVCAARKPECGACVMASFCPKVGVA from the coding sequence GTGACCGGGCAGACAGGTGGGACAGGGCAGACAGGTGGGAAGAAGAAGAGTGCGGCGAGGCTGCCGCCGGGCGCGCGGGTGCGGGCCCCGCAGGTCCTGACGGCGCTGGAGGGCCTGTACCCGGACGCGCGGACGGAACTGGAGTTCCGCACGCCGTTCGAGCTGCTCGTGGCGACGGTCCTGAGCGCGCAGGCGACGGACGTGAGCGTGAACGCCGCGACACCCGCGCTGTTCGACGCTTACCCGGACGCGCACGCCATGAGCCGCGCCGACGCGGAGGACATCGAGCCGTTCATCCGCCGGATCGGGCTGTACCGCGCCAAGGCCCGCAACCTCGCGGCGCTGGCGCGGCTGCTGGTCGAACGGCACGGCGGGGAGGTCCCGAACGATTTCGACGCGGTGGTGGCGCTGCCCGGCGCGGGCCGCAAGACCGCGAACGTGGTCCTGTCCAACGCGTTCGGGTACCCGGCGATCGCGGTGGACACGCACGTGGGCCGACTGGCGCGCCGCCTGGGCCTGAGCGTGCAGACCAACCCCGACAAGGTCGAGGCGGACCTGCAGCGGCTGTTCCCACGTGAACGGTGGGTGTTCCTGCACCACGCGCTGATCCTGCACGGCCGCCGGGTCTGCGCGGCCCGTAAACCCGAGTGCGGCGCGTGCGTCATGGCGAGCTTCTGCCCGAAAGTCGGCGTGGCGTGA
- a CDS encoding asparaginase: MPSDATPPARAPRLALIHTGGTIASRPSPDGRGLTPQTPPTLPGLEQVQVTEAQPFSLPSPHMTPAHMGQLAALIRELAPTHDGVVVTHGTDTLEETAFALHLMLDVKVPVVLTGSMRHAEEISWDGPANLLDAAHVALHPHSPGRGPLVVIGGDIFDARTVTKIHTTAVDAFGGYPGPIGRIDREGHAPRLHYFAMPEPRATYHPAHLRARVEILYAYAGWTGEGYAEAAARADGLVIAALGTGNLPAELLPLIQGTEKPVVIATRTHAGPVLPVYGYAGGGATLVEAGAIPASFLNAHKARLLLLILLGQGLTREQIRTVFDRDEF; this comes from the coding sequence ATGCCCAGTGACGCCACCCCGCCCGCCCGCGCGCCCCGACTGGCACTGATCCACACGGGCGGCACGATCGCCAGCCGCCCCAGCCCCGACGGGCGCGGCCTCACCCCCCAGACGCCCCCCACCCTGCCCGGCCTGGAACAGGTGCAGGTCACCGAGGCGCAACCCTTCAGCCTTCCCAGCCCGCACATGACCCCGGCGCACATGGGGCAGCTGGCGGCCCTGATCCGCGAACTGGCCCCCACGCACGACGGCGTGGTCGTCACGCACGGCACCGACACCCTGGAGGAAACCGCGTTCGCGCTGCACCTGATGCTGGACGTGAAGGTCCCGGTCGTCCTGACCGGCAGCATGCGCCACGCCGAGGAGATCAGCTGGGACGGTCCCGCCAACCTGCTGGACGCCGCGCACGTCGCCCTGCACCCCCACAGCCCCGGGCGGGGGCCGCTGGTCGTGATCGGCGGGGACATCTTCGACGCGCGGACCGTCACGAAGATCCACACGACCGCCGTGGACGCCTTCGGCGGGTACCCCGGTCCCATCGGCCGCATCGACCGCGAGGGGCACGCGCCGCGTCTGCATTACTTCGCCATGCCCGAACCGCGCGCCACGTACCACCCCGCCCACCTGCGTGCCCGCGTGGAGATCCTCTACGCCTACGCCGGCTGGACCGGCGAGGGCTACGCCGAGGCCGCCGCGCGGGCCGACGGACTGGTCATCGCGGCGCTCGGCACCGGGAACCTCCCCGCCGAACTCCTGCCGCTCATCCAGGGCACCGAGAAGCCCGTCGTGATCGCCACCCGCACCCACGCCGGACCCGTCCTGCCGGTGTACGGCTACGCGGGCGGCGGCGCCACCCTCGTCGAGGCTGGGGCGATTCCCGCCAGCTTCCTGAACGCCCACAAGGCCCGGCTGCTGCTGCTGATCCTGCTCGGGCAGGGCCTCACGCGTGAGCAGATCCGCACGGTGTTCGACCGCGACGAGTTCTGA
- a CDS encoding bifunctional diguanylate cyclase/phosphodiesterase — protein sequence MGEGAAGQRELQTAWRRMLLWGLPMVQTSVLLALLMGRGDAWDRLVDPWLYACMSALLVVSWVAVLRRWAGIGQLTLVLTAGSGAFMGVKVLLIALLLRDQRAVLPELIETLVWLPAVITWTMLTDLSQRVRRVLNLTVGGIAALSAAVVLRPVLEGQGVNVDVLRALVQINLAAAVGLYGASYFVRRNDVVGRAQGEQQVLRELVYTDLLTRLPGRVRLRERLDLLTARGGTFAVLFVDIDAFKVVNDTLGHAVGDDLLRGVAQELQRLSPQGSCVYRLSGDEFVVLLPGLSADAAHLEATRLLQTVPAVPGEQVGMDITLSIGVSVYPDDATDAEELLRHADSAMYAVKRAGRRQVRRYQPQQDAATERFQVLARDLSLALAREELSLHFQPVFRLSDLRPVKAEALLRWTHPHLGAVSPGEFIPVAERVGLITPIGTWVLREACREALRWEDVTVSVNVSAMQLLQTDFAELVREALLDTGLSAARLELELTETAALYEDERAARTMLELRDLGVRLSIDDFGSGYSNLARLRTLPITGVKLDRSCTVDLPDAEAGQFSRALLRAVLGLTQHLPLDLTAEGVESAAHLAVLQDLNCPLGQGHGLSVPLTAPEFRALLDRPHPLAPQALDASNAAAS from the coding sequence ATGGGGGAAGGAGCCGCTGGACAACGTGAACTGCAGACCGCCTGGCGGCGCATGCTGCTGTGGGGACTGCCCATGGTGCAGACGTCGGTGCTGCTGGCGCTGCTGATGGGGCGCGGGGACGCCTGGGACCGGCTGGTGGACCCGTGGCTGTACGCCTGCATGAGTGCCCTGCTGGTCGTCAGCTGGGTGGCGGTGCTGCGCCGCTGGGCGGGCATCGGGCAGTTGACGCTGGTCCTCACGGCGGGCAGCGGCGCGTTCATGGGCGTGAAGGTGCTGCTGATCGCGCTGCTGTTGCGGGACCAGCGGGCGGTTCTGCCGGAACTGATCGAGACGCTGGTGTGGCTCCCGGCGGTGATCACCTGGACGATGCTGACCGACCTGTCGCAGCGGGTGCGGCGCGTGCTGAACCTGACGGTGGGGGGCATCGCGGCACTGAGTGCCGCTGTGGTGCTGCGGCCCGTGCTGGAAGGTCAGGGCGTGAACGTGGACGTCCTGCGGGCACTGGTGCAGATCAACTTGGCGGCGGCGGTCGGGCTGTACGGCGCGTCGTACTTCGTGCGGCGCAACGACGTGGTGGGCCGCGCGCAGGGCGAGCAGCAGGTGCTGCGGGAACTGGTGTACACCGATCTGCTCACGCGCCTGCCGGGGCGGGTGCGGCTGCGTGAGCGGCTGGACCTGCTCACGGCGCGCGGCGGGACGTTCGCGGTGCTGTTCGTGGATATCGACGCGTTCAAGGTCGTGAACGACACGCTGGGGCACGCGGTCGGGGATGACCTGCTGCGCGGCGTGGCGCAGGAGTTGCAGCGCCTGTCCCCGCAGGGCAGCTGCGTGTACCGCCTGAGCGGCGACGAGTTCGTGGTGCTGCTGCCGGGCCTCAGTGCCGACGCGGCGCACCTGGAAGCCACGCGCCTGCTGCAGACGGTCCCGGCCGTGCCGGGCGAGCAGGTCGGGATGGACATCACGCTGAGCATCGGCGTGAGCGTGTACCCGGACGACGCGACCGACGCCGAGGAACTGCTGCGGCACGCGGACAGCGCCATGTACGCCGTGAAACGCGCCGGGCGGCGGCAGGTGCGCCGCTACCAGCCGCAGCAGGACGCCGCGACCGAACGCTTCCAGGTGCTGGCCCGCGACCTGAGCCTGGCGCTGGCCCGCGAGGAACTCAGCCTGCACTTCCAGCCGGTGTTCCGCCTGAGTGACCTGCGGCCCGTGAAGGCCGAGGCGCTGCTGCGCTGGACGCACCCGCACCTGGGCGCCGTGTCGCCCGGCGAGTTCATTCCGGTCGCGGAGCGGGTGGGGTTGATCACACCCATCGGGACGTGGGTGCTGCGCGAGGCGTGCCGGGAAGCGCTGCGGTGGGAGGACGTGACGGTCAGCGTGAACGTGAGCGCCATGCAGCTGCTGCAGACGGATTTCGCGGAGCTGGTGCGGGAGGCGCTGCTGGACACCGGGCTGAGTGCCGCGCGGCTGGAACTGGAGTTGACCGAGACGGCCGCGCTGTACGAGGACGAGCGGGCCGCGCGGACCATGCTGGAGTTGCGGGACCTGGGCGTGCGCCTGAGCATCGATGATTTCGGGTCCGGGTACTCGAACCTGGCGCGGCTGCGGACCCTGCCGATCACGGGCGTGAAACTGGACCGCTCGTGCACGGTGGACCTCCCGGACGCCGAGGCGGGGCAGTTCTCACGGGCGCTGCTGCGCGCGGTGCTGGGCCTGACGCAGCACCTGCCGCTGGACCTGACGGCCGAGGGCGTGGAATCGGCGGCGCACCTGGCGGTCCTGCAGGACCTGAACTGCCCGCTGGGGCAGGGGCACGGCCTGTCGGTGCCGCTGACCGCGCCGGAGTTCCGGGCGCTGCTGGACCGGCCTCACCCGCTGGCCCCGCAGGCACTGGACGCGTCCAATGCCGCCGCGTCCTGA
- a CDS encoding zinc ribbon domain-containing protein: MSDTSPLRRLHRVQELDLNLDRLRDEEGNISTELRDARAEQERLNNALEDTEITLEGVEKNIRRTELDLSSIREQTARAREEQEKNAFDARAQSQYGSRIQMLSERADELEEDLTPLREQQQVLTARAADLRGQHRALRPTLGALEEQDETRVQGLRDQGEADRQERAQLAGNLDARTIREYDMIRRAKKGLGVVEIKAGRCSGCNVNLPVNVQQKAAQGKLPPVKCPSCGRFLIRLDLA; the protein is encoded by the coding sequence ATGAGCGACACCTCCCCCCTTCGCCGCCTGCACCGCGTTCAGGAACTCGACCTGAACCTCGACCGCCTGCGCGACGAGGAAGGCAACATTTCCACTGAACTGCGTGACGCCCGCGCCGAGCAGGAACGCCTGAACAACGCCCTCGAGGACACCGAGATCACCCTGGAAGGCGTCGAGAAGAACATCCGCCGCACCGAACTCGACCTGTCCAGCATCCGCGAGCAGACCGCGCGGGCCCGCGAGGAGCAGGAGAAGAACGCCTTCGACGCCCGCGCGCAGTCACAGTACGGCAGCCGCATCCAGATGCTCAGCGAACGCGCCGACGAACTCGAAGAGGACCTCACCCCCCTGCGCGAGCAGCAGCAGGTGCTGACCGCCCGCGCGGCCGACCTGCGCGGCCAGCACCGCGCCCTGCGCCCCACCCTGGGCGCGCTGGAAGAGCAGGACGAGACCCGCGTGCAGGGCCTGCGCGACCAGGGCGAAGCGGACCGTCAGGAACGCGCGCAGCTCGCCGGGAACCTCGACGCGCGCACCATCCGCGAGTACGACATGATCCGCCGCGCCAAGAAGGGCCTGGGCGTCGTGGAGATCAAGGCCGGACGCTGCAGCGGCTGCAACGTGAACCTCCCCGTGAACGTCCAGCAGAAGGCCGCGCAGGGCAAACTGCCCCCCGTGAAGTGCCCCAGCTGCGGCCGCTTCCTGATCCGCCTCGACCTCGCGTAA
- a CDS encoding ABC transporter substrate-binding protein: protein MKRAAFLLLGLLATAASAQRTVNIGLGYNPDVQFTPFYVADKLGYFRAEGLSVKYQHGYVSQLLPLLLQGKLDFVVGDPEDAIFARNQGADVRYVMTMYQKNPVTVFSFSPLNGPESLKGRSVGIPGPFGSSYHAIQAVLDSANLTEGRDVRLNSIGFTQVDAVRAGRVDAAVGYANNDVLQLARTSGKKVYTLDVTDAYPMVGVGLIGTGKSLTGDLAKKVVRASQRGVKFTVADPARAFKLAQPVFGASGSLDVLRASVPLMTGPYTQANGLGAMNPSAWTKAVAALVKQGKLPAGAKATDYYTNAYISKTLK from the coding sequence ATGAAGCGTGCCGCTTTCCTCCTGCTGGGCCTGCTGGCCACCGCCGCGTCCGCGCAGCGCACCGTGAACATCGGGCTGGGGTACAACCCGGACGTGCAGTTCACGCCGTTCTACGTGGCGGACAAGCTCGGGTACTTCCGCGCCGAGGGCCTGAGTGTGAAGTACCAGCACGGGTATGTGTCGCAGCTGCTGCCGCTGCTGCTGCAGGGCAAGCTGGATTTCGTGGTGGGCGACCCGGAGGACGCGATCTTCGCGCGCAACCAGGGCGCGGACGTGCGCTACGTGATGACGATGTACCAGAAGAACCCGGTGACGGTGTTCAGCTTCTCACCCCTGAACGGCCCGGAGAGCCTGAAGGGCAGGTCGGTGGGGATTCCGGGGCCGTTCGGCAGTTCGTACCACGCGATTCAGGCGGTGCTGGACAGCGCGAACCTCACCGAGGGGCGCGACGTGCGCCTGAACAGCATCGGGTTCACGCAGGTGGACGCCGTGCGCGCCGGGCGGGTGGACGCCGCGGTGGGCTACGCGAACAACGACGTGCTGCAACTGGCCCGCACCAGCGGGAAGAAGGTGTACACGCTGGACGTCACGGACGCCTACCCGATGGTCGGCGTGGGCCTGATCGGCACCGGCAAGAGCCTGACCGGGGACCTGGCGAAGAAGGTCGTGCGGGCCAGCCAGCGCGGCGTGAAGTTCACGGTGGCCGACCCGGCCCGCGCGTTCAAGCTGGCGCAGCCCGTGTTCGGCGCGAGCGGCAGCCTGGACGTCCTGCGAGCCAGCGTGCCCCTGATGACCGGCCCATACACGCAGGCGAACGGCCTGGGCGCCATGAACCCCAGCGCGTGGACGAAAGCGGTTGCGGCACTGGTCAAACAGGGCAAACTGCCCGCCGGGGCGAAAGCGACCGATTACTACACGAACGCTTACATCAGCAAGACGCTGAAATAA
- a CDS encoding PIG-L deacetylase family protein, with protein sequence MSDGLKLLLIVPHPDDEVYGASGTLMGHLEAGEACGLVTLTRGEAGRTLGLCDTPEELARMREVELAACLDVIGLTGEEARAGGSVFEHHRFPDKYLKDQPLSALTEVAREAMVRLRPEVVLTFPPNGSNGHPDHVTTHRAVKAAWDALPEEERPRLWYYASDVPPENEALRAEWLPPNVRHDVTRFIVRKLQAIACHRTQALSTVDFIRKFPDRVTEETFHEVKSSCGQVHHFRADQR encoded by the coding sequence ATGAGTGACGGACTGAAACTGCTGCTGATCGTGCCGCACCCGGACGACGAGGTGTACGGCGCGTCCGGGACGCTGATGGGCCACCTGGAGGCCGGGGAGGCCTGCGGGCTGGTCACGCTGACGCGTGGCGAGGCGGGCCGGACGCTGGGCCTGTGCGACACGCCGGAGGAACTGGCGCGGATGCGTGAGGTGGAACTCGCGGCTTGCCTGGACGTGATCGGCCTGACGGGCGAGGAGGCGCGGGCGGGTGGGAGCGTGTTCGAGCATCACCGCTTCCCGGACAAGTACCTGAAGGATCAGCCGCTCTCGGCGCTGACCGAGGTGGCGCGCGAGGCGATGGTGCGCCTGCGGCCCGAGGTGGTCCTGACGTTCCCGCCGAACGGCAGCAACGGGCACCCGGATCACGTGACCACGCACCGCGCGGTGAAGGCCGCCTGGGACGCACTGCCCGAAGAGGAGCGGCCCCGCCTGTGGTACTACGCCAGCGACGTGCCGCCGGAAAACGAGGCGCTGCGGGCCGAGTGGCTGCCGCCGAACGTGCGCCACGACGTGACGCGCTTCATCGTGCGCAAGTTGCAGGCGATTGCGTGTCACCGCACGCAGGCGCTGAGCACCGTGGATTTCATCCGCAAGTTCCCGGACCGCGTGACCGAGGAGACCTTCCACGAGGTGAAGTCATCATGCGGACAGGTTCATCACTTCAGGGCAGACCAGCGATGA
- a CDS encoding MFS transporter, whose protein sequence is MSGNLGPQRGQTWRFSRQVWLFLASVFTFGLSQAFTALFLNFYLRALGLGAEWQGVMNALPAITLACLSLPAVAVARRISNAHALKVGAALNLLGLGLLVLANGPVLVIVGAIVQGAGGALSMVAASPFMANNSDERSRVTLFSVQNALMTGAGFLGNLLGGQIPTLYAQSTGTAPDALGALRAALLVAAGLQLLGVLPVLGLKPTGKTKPTGRSFHVRDRATMARLVLPNILVGLGAGATIPFLNVFIEGKFNVSYAGLGTLFAWTSLATAATALLQPLLVRRMGQLQAVLLVQACSLPFLAVLGFAPQLWMVTAALFTRGALMNAAGPVYSAYAMTALPEEDRPMYSAVNLIAWDLGWAISSILSGVVRGALPFTTAFNALFAWTLLMYGASVLAIYLGLYRRAQRTPTPATLNP, encoded by the coding sequence GTGAGCGGCAACCTGGGGCCGCAGCGGGGGCAGACGTGGCGCTTCTCGCGGCAGGTGTGGCTGTTCCTGGCGTCGGTGTTCACGTTCGGGCTGTCGCAGGCGTTCACGGCGCTGTTCCTGAACTTCTACCTGCGGGCGCTGGGCCTGGGTGCCGAGTGGCAGGGCGTCATGAACGCGCTGCCCGCCATCACCCTGGCGTGCCTGAGCCTCCCGGCGGTGGCGGTCGCGCGGCGCATCAGCAACGCGCACGCGCTGAAGGTCGGCGCGGCCCTGAACCTGCTGGGCCTGGGCCTGCTGGTCCTGGCGAACGGGCCGGTGCTGGTCATCGTGGGCGCGATCGTGCAGGGCGCGGGCGGGGCGCTGAGCATGGTCGCCGCGTCGCCGTTCATGGCGAACAACAGCGACGAACGCAGCCGCGTCACGCTGTTCAGCGTGCAGAACGCGTTGATGACCGGCGCGGGCTTCCTGGGGAACCTGCTGGGCGGGCAGATTCCCACCCTGTACGCCCAGAGCACCGGCACCGCGCCCGACGCGCTGGGCGCGCTGCGGGCCGCGCTGCTGGTCGCCGCCGGACTGCAACTCCTGGGCGTGCTGCCCGTCCTGGGCCTGAAACCCACCGGGAAGACGAAACCCACCGGGCGCAGCTTCCACGTCCGGGACCGCGCCACCATGGCCCGGCTGGTCCTGCCGAACATCCTCGTGGGCCTGGGCGCGGGCGCGACCATCCCGTTCCTGAACGTGTTCATCGAGGGGAAATTCAACGTGTCCTACGCGGGCCTGGGCACCCTGTTCGCCTGGACCAGCCTGGCGACCGCCGCCACGGCTCTGCTGCAACCCCTGCTGGTGCGCCGCATGGGTCAGCTCCAGGCGGTGCTGCTCGTGCAGGCGTGCAGCCTGCCGTTCCTGGCGGTGCTGGGCTTCGCGCCGCAGCTGTGGATGGTCACGGCGGCGCTGTTCACGCGCGGCGCACTGATGAACGCCGCCGGGCCCGTGTACAGCGCCTACGCCATGACCGCCCTGCCCGAGGAGGACCGGCCCATGTACTCCGCCGTGAACCTCATCGCGTGGGACCTGGGCTGGGCGATCAGCAGCATCCTGTCCGGCGTGGTGCGCGGCGCGCTGCCCTTCACCACCGCCTTCAACGCGCTGTTCGCGTGGACGCTGCTGATGTACGGCGCGAGCGTCCTGGCGATCTACCTGGGCCTGTACCGCCGCGCCCAGCGCACGCCCACACCCGCGACACTCAATCCATGA